In a genomic window of Streptomyces koelreuteriae:
- a CDS encoding uracil-xanthine permease family protein: MDLGVRWKLHGDGRTPAPGAVVRPDERLSWPRTAGLGAQHVVAMFGASFVAPVLMGLDPNLAIMMSGVATVVFLLATRGHVPSYLGCSLSFVGVAAVIRAQGGSSATVTGAVFVVGVALFLVGLAVRRFGARIIHATMPPIVTGAVVMLIGFNLAPVTASTYWPQDQWTALLTMLFTGLAVVCLRGFWSRIAIFLGLVFGYGISWLSDLVFGKIHSADASGKVTDHWRLDLSGVGQADWIGLPTLHGPSFEWSAILVALPVVIALVAENAGHVKAVGEMTGESLDDKLGTAISADGVGSMLSTAVGGPPNTTYSENIGVMAATRVYSTAAYWAAAGFALLFGVCPKFGAVVAAIPGGVLGGITVILYGMIGLLGAQIWLNARVDLRNPLNLVPAAAGIIIGVGNVTMKFTDTFSLSGIALGTIVVITGYHALRAFAPAHLKTQSPLLDEGTSAYDEGKP; this comes from the coding sequence ATGGATCTCGGCGTCCGCTGGAAACTGCACGGCGACGGACGCACCCCGGCGCCCGGCGCGGTGGTCCGCCCCGACGAGCGGCTCTCGTGGCCCCGCACGGCCGGGCTCGGCGCCCAGCATGTGGTGGCCATGTTCGGGGCGTCCTTCGTGGCTCCGGTCCTGATGGGCCTGGACCCCAACCTCGCGATCATGATGTCGGGCGTCGCGACCGTCGTGTTCCTGCTGGCCACACGCGGCCACGTGCCCAGCTACCTGGGCTGCTCGCTGTCCTTCGTCGGGGTGGCGGCGGTCATCCGCGCCCAGGGCGGCAGCAGCGCCACCGTCACCGGCGCGGTCTTCGTCGTCGGCGTCGCGCTGTTCCTGGTGGGGCTCGCCGTGCGGCGGTTCGGGGCGCGGATCATCCACGCCACGATGCCGCCGATCGTGACCGGCGCCGTGGTGATGCTGATCGGCTTCAACCTGGCCCCGGTGACGGCCTCGACGTACTGGCCGCAGGACCAGTGGACGGCCCTGCTGACGATGCTGTTCACCGGTCTGGCGGTCGTCTGTCTGCGCGGTTTCTGGTCCCGGATCGCGATCTTCCTCGGGCTGGTCTTCGGGTACGGCATCTCCTGGTTGTCCGACCTGGTCTTCGGCAAGATCCACTCGGCGGACGCGAGCGGCAAGGTCACCGACCACTGGCGGCTCGACCTCTCCGGCGTGGGCCAGGCCGACTGGATCGGGCTGCCGACGCTGCACGGACCGTCCTTCGAGTGGTCGGCGATCCTGGTCGCCCTGCCGGTCGTCATCGCGCTGGTCGCGGAGAACGCCGGGCATGTGAAGGCGGTCGGCGAGATGACCGGCGAATCGCTGGACGACAAGCTCGGCACGGCGATCTCGGCCGACGGCGTCGGCTCGATGCTGTCCACCGCGGTCGGCGGCCCGCCCAACACCACGTACTCCGAGAACATCGGCGTGATGGCGGCGACCCGCGTCTACTCCACGGCCGCCTACTGGGCCGCCGCCGGCTTCGCCCTGCTCTTCGGCGTCTGCCCGAAGTTCGGCGCGGTCGTCGCGGCGATCCCGGGCGGGGTGCTCGGCGGCATCACCGTCATCCTGTACGGCATGATCGGCCTGCTCGGCGCCCAGATCTGGCTCAACGCCCGGGTGGATCTGCGCAATCCGCTGAATCTGGTCCCGGCCGCTGCGGGCATCATCATCGGCGTCGGCAACGTCACCATGAAGTTCACGGACACCTTCTCGCTGAGCGGCATCGCCCTCGGCACGATCGTCGTCATCACCGGCTACCACGCCCTGCGGGCCTTCGCCCCGGCCCATCTGAAGACGCAGTCGCCGCTGCTGGACGAGGGCACCTCGGCCTACGACGAGGGCAAGCCGTAG
- a CDS encoding MFS transporter, with amino-acid sequence MGNVVDELREVKRSRYAVAAVFAVHGAVTGSFATRVPWIQDHAGVSAGQLGIALAFPALGASVAMPLAGSVSHRFGARNALRGLIALWTLSLVLPSLAPNLLTLCLALFTYGATAGMADVAMNALGVEVENRLGRSIMSGLHGMWSAGALIGSAAGTLAAHLGSDARLHHLLAAVVLTVIGVVACGWVLDLQPAEDEEPPPRFALPPRSALLIGAIGFCAVFAEGASLDWSAVYLREQLETSAGLAAACTTGFTLTMAIARIAGDRVVDRFGAVRTVRVSGVLAVLGGLLIVVADRPAVAMSGFALMGLGIAVVVPLCFAAAGRSGSNPSLAIAGVATITYTSGLIAPSAIGMLAQATSLMVSFCLVTVLSGGLVAFARVLRPGDRAKISRPEAAAVPDPRP; translated from the coding sequence ATGGGCAACGTGGTCGACGAACTGCGCGAGGTGAAGCGGTCCCGGTACGCGGTGGCCGCGGTCTTCGCCGTGCACGGCGCCGTGACCGGCTCGTTCGCCACCCGCGTGCCCTGGATCCAGGACCACGCGGGCGTGAGCGCCGGGCAGTTGGGGATCGCGCTCGCCTTCCCCGCGCTCGGCGCGTCCGTCGCGATGCCGCTCGCCGGCAGCGTCAGCCACCGGTTCGGTGCCCGCAACGCGCTGCGCGGGCTGATCGCGCTGTGGACGCTCTCGCTGGTCCTGCCGTCCCTCGCCCCGAACCTGCTCACGCTCTGCCTGGCCCTGTTCACGTACGGCGCGACGGCGGGCATGGCGGACGTGGCGATGAACGCGCTGGGCGTCGAGGTCGAGAACCGCCTCGGCCGGTCGATCATGTCCGGGCTGCACGGCATGTGGAGCGCGGGTGCCCTGATCGGCTCGGCGGCCGGCACCCTCGCCGCGCACCTCGGCTCGGACGCCCGGCTGCATCACCTGCTGGCCGCGGTGGTCCTCACCGTGATCGGCGTGGTGGCCTGCGGGTGGGTGCTCGATCTCCAGCCCGCCGAGGACGAGGAGCCGCCGCCGAGGTTCGCGCTGCCGCCCCGGTCGGCGCTGCTCATCGGCGCGATCGGGTTCTGCGCGGTGTTCGCCGAGGGCGCGAGCCTGGACTGGTCGGCGGTCTATCTCCGCGAGCAACTGGAGACCTCGGCCGGTCTCGCGGCGGCGTGCACGACCGGCTTCACGCTCACCATGGCCATCGCCCGGATCGCCGGCGACCGGGTCGTGGACCGCTTCGGTGCCGTGCGGACCGTACGGGTCAGCGGTGTGCTCGCCGTTCTCGGCGGGCTGCTGATCGTCGTCGCGGACCGTCCGGCGGTGGCCATGAGCGGGTTCGCGCTGATGGGTCTCGGCATCGCGGTCGTCGTCCCGCTGTGCTTCGCGGCGGCGGGCCGCAGCGGCTCGAATCCGAGCCTGGCCATCGCGGGCGTCGCGACCATCACCTACACCTCGGGCCTGATCGCGCCGAGCGCGATCGGCATGCTGGCCCAGGCGACCAGCCTGATGGTGTCGTTCTGCCTGGTGACGGTGTTGTCCGGCGGTCTGGTGGCGTTCGCGCGGGTGCTGCGCCCGGGCGACCGGGCGAAGATCAGCCGGCCGGAGGCGGCGGCGGTTCCCGACCCGCGGCCCTGA
- a CDS encoding ROK family transcriptional regulator yields the protein MPASPSTARAINDRLALRLLQQEGPLTAGRLKQLTGLSRPTVADLVERLTAAGLIEVVGEAGEQRRGPNAKVYGIVADRAHLAALDVRTEGVSVAVADLVGRVLAEASVPIGGDMATGSAVEQAVALVERVVKEAGADRLHTVGIGAPGLIDPASGELRDSSGLPEWHRRLVAALQERLPEARVSVENETNLAALAEQRDGAARDRDTFVLLWLGHGTGAAVVLDGALRRGASGGTGEIGFLPVPGATTLPSATDCEGGFHGLAASSAVVELAAEHGVPAEPGQEPSVVGVARAAVGVVRGAVGQVRAAEGERSRPESPDGTPGPEHRFLDALADRLAVGVASVVAILDPGCVVLGGEVGQAGGEELAGRVQDRIARISPLPTEVRTTTLGGDAVLRGALLTARDRAQDDLFTAQERPIRRR from the coding sequence ATGCCCGCATCCCCGAGCACCGCCCGGGCCATCAACGACCGGCTCGCCCTGCGTCTGCTCCAGCAGGAGGGCCCGCTGACGGCAGGGCGGTTGAAGCAGCTCACCGGTCTGTCCCGGCCGACCGTCGCCGACCTCGTCGAACGCCTCACCGCCGCCGGACTGATCGAGGTCGTCGGGGAGGCGGGGGAGCAGCGGCGCGGGCCCAACGCGAAGGTGTACGGCATCGTCGCCGACCGGGCGCACCTCGCCGCGCTGGACGTACGCACCGAGGGTGTCTCCGTGGCCGTCGCCGACCTGGTGGGCCGGGTCCTGGCCGAGGCCTCGGTGCCCATCGGCGGTGACATGGCCACGGGTTCCGCCGTGGAACAGGCGGTCGCGCTGGTCGAGCGGGTGGTCAAGGAGGCCGGCGCCGACCGGCTGCACACGGTCGGCATCGGGGCGCCCGGCCTGATCGACCCGGCCAGCGGAGAACTCCGTGACTCCTCCGGGCTGCCGGAGTGGCACCGGCGTCTGGTCGCCGCCCTTCAGGAGCGGCTGCCCGAGGCGCGGGTGAGCGTCGAGAACGAGACCAACCTCGCGGCGCTGGCCGAGCAGCGCGACGGCGCCGCCCGGGACCGGGACACCTTCGTCCTGCTGTGGCTGGGTCACGGCACGGGAGCGGCCGTGGTCCTGGACGGCGCGCTGCGCCGCGGTGCCTCCGGCGGCACCGGCGAGATCGGCTTCCTCCCGGTCCCGGGCGCGACCACGCTGCCGTCCGCGACGGACTGCGAGGGCGGCTTCCACGGCCTGGCCGCGTCGTCCGCGGTCGTCGAGCTGGCGGCGGAGCACGGGGTTCCGGCGGAGCCGGGGCAGGAGCCGTCGGTGGTGGGGGTCGCACGGGCGGCGGTGGGTGTGGTGCGGGGTGCGGTGGGTCAGGTGCGGGCGGCGGAGGGCGAGAGGTCTCGGCCCGAGAGCCCGGACGGGACGCCCGGGCCCGAACACCGTTTCCTCGACGCCCTGGCCGATCGGCTCGCCGTCGGAGTCGCCTCGGTCGTGGCGATTCTGGACCCCGGGTGCGTGGTGCTCGGAGGTGAGGTCGGGCAGGCCGGTGGCGAGGAACTCGCCGGCCGGGTCCAGGACCGTATCGCCCGGATATCGCCCCTGCCCACGGAGGTACGGACGACCACCCTGGGCGGCGACGCCGTCCTGCGCGGCGCCCTCCTCACGGCCCGCGACCGAGCCCAGGACGACCTCTTCACCGCCCAGGAACGGCCGATCCGGCGCCGGTAG
- a CDS encoding SDR family oxidoreductase: protein MTTILVTGGTGTLGRLVTERLREDGHEVRVLSRRTQPYAVDLREGGAALDAAVSGVDTVVHCASAQKGDEQGAAHLIRAARAAGVRHLVYISIVGVDRVPFGYYKSKLAVERMVEQSGIGWTALRATQFHDLLVMMLQGLSKLPVLFLPAGVRDQPVEVAEVADRLVELAAGEPAGRVEDMGGPEVRTFESLARAYLKASGRRRAVVNVPLWGAAYRAFRSGGHLAPQRAVGTGTFEAYLEGRFGGGQVRTGSGRSRA from the coding sequence ATGACCACGATCCTGGTGACCGGTGGCACCGGAACACTCGGCCGGCTCGTCACCGAGCGGCTGCGCGAGGACGGGCACGAGGTGCGGGTGCTCAGCCGGCGCACCCAGCCGTACGCGGTCGACCTGAGGGAGGGCGGGGCCGCGCTGGACGCGGCCGTCTCCGGTGTGGACACCGTCGTGCACTGCGCGTCGGCGCAGAAGGGCGATGAGCAGGGGGCGGCGCATCTGATCAGGGCGGCGCGCGCGGCCGGGGTGCGGCATCTCGTCTACATCTCGATCGTCGGCGTCGACCGGGTGCCGTTCGGCTACTACAAGAGCAAGCTCGCCGTGGAGCGGATGGTCGAGCAGTCGGGGATCGGCTGGACCGCGCTGCGGGCGACGCAGTTCCACGACCTGCTGGTCATGATGCTGCAGGGGCTGTCGAAGCTGCCGGTCCTGTTCCTGCCGGCCGGTGTCCGGGACCAGCCGGTCGAGGTGGCCGAGGTCGCTGACCGGCTGGTGGAGCTGGCGGCGGGTGAACCGGCGGGGCGGGTCGAGGACATGGGCGGGCCGGAGGTCCGGACGTTCGAGTCACTGGCTCGCGCCTATCTGAAAGCGTCCGGCCGGCGTCGGGCGGTGGTGAACGTACCGCTGTGGGGAGCGGCGTACCGGGCGTTCAGGAGCGGGGGGCATCTGGCGCCGCAGCGGGCGGTCGGCACGGGGACGTTCGAGGCCTATCTGGAGGGGCGGTTCGGGGGCGGGCAGGTGCGGACGGGGAGCGGGAGGTCCCGGGCGTAG
- a CDS encoding RNA polymerase sigma-70 factor — MTTTIADEFEVHRPRLFSLAYRLLGSAEEAEDAVQDAYLRYSGADRTGIEHLAAWLAKVVTNLCLNRLTSARARRERYVGTWLPEPVVTGDGALGPLESAEQRDAVSMAMLVLLERLTPTERAVYVLREAFGYGHREIAGVLDLGEANCRQLYRRAVRRVGEPQARFEPASEQQEELVASFITAAREGDLAGLEKLLAADATWWSDGGGKVTAARWPIEGGPRIAHFLAGGGPKFTVGLDFVPVEVNGATGLATWAGDTLVGLAAFEVRDGLVIGVRAVVNPEKLAFARRQLVRS; from the coding sequence ATGACCACCACGATCGCCGACGAGTTCGAGGTCCACCGGCCCCGGTTGTTCTCGCTCGCCTACCGGCTGCTGGGCTCCGCCGAGGAGGCCGAGGACGCGGTCCAGGACGCGTATCTGCGCTACAGCGGCGCCGACCGTACGGGGATCGAACACCTGGCGGCCTGGCTCGCCAAGGTCGTCACGAACCTCTGCCTGAACCGGCTGACGTCCGCGCGCGCCCGGCGCGAGCGGTACGTCGGGACCTGGCTGCCGGAGCCGGTGGTCACCGGGGACGGCGCGCTCGGTCCGCTGGAGTCGGCCGAGCAGCGCGACGCCGTGTCGATGGCGATGCTGGTGCTGCTGGAGCGGCTCACCCCGACGGAACGCGCGGTGTACGTGCTGCGCGAAGCGTTCGGATACGGGCATCGGGAGATCGCCGGGGTCCTGGACCTGGGCGAGGCGAACTGCCGTCAGCTCTACCGGCGGGCGGTGCGGCGGGTGGGCGAGCCGCAGGCCCGTTTCGAGCCCGCGTCCGAGCAGCAGGAGGAGCTGGTCGCGTCGTTCATCACGGCGGCCCGCGAGGGCGACCTGGCCGGGCTGGAGAAGCTGCTCGCGGCGGACGCCACCTGGTGGAGCGACGGTGGCGGCAAGGTCACCGCGGCCCGGTGGCCGATCGAGGGCGGCCCCCGGATCGCCCACTTCCTGGCGGGCGGCGGCCCGAAGTTCACGGTGGGTCTGGACTTCGTGCCGGTCGAGGTCAACGGCGCGACGGGGCTGGCGACCTGGGCGGGCGACACGCTCGTCGGGCTGGCGGCGTTCGAGGTGCGCGACGGGCTGGTCATCGGGGTGCGGGCCGTGGTCAATCCGGAGAAGCTGGCGTTCGCACGGCGTCAGCTCGTCCGCTCGTAG
- a CDS encoding riboflavin synthase codes for MFTGIVEELGQITAVETLDDACRFRLRGPVVTQGAKHGDSIAVNGVCLTVVDHEGDEFTADVMAETLNRSSLGALAVGSRVNLERPMAVGERLGGHIVQGHVDGTGEVLERKPSENWEIVKISLPADLTRYVVEKGSITVDGISLTVVDAGPDYFTVSLIPTTLALTTLGHKGPGDPVNLEVDVIAKYVERMLGDRGSSEGATAK; via the coding sequence GTGTTCACCGGAATCGTCGAAGAGCTGGGCCAGATCACGGCCGTCGAGACCCTCGACGACGCCTGTCGCTTCCGCCTGCGCGGTCCCGTCGTCACCCAAGGCGCCAAGCACGGCGACTCCATCGCGGTCAACGGCGTCTGCCTCACGGTCGTCGACCACGAGGGCGACGAGTTCACCGCCGACGTGATGGCCGAGACCCTGAACCGCTCCAGCCTGGGCGCCCTCGCGGTCGGCAGCCGCGTCAACCTCGAACGCCCCATGGCCGTCGGCGAACGCCTCGGCGGGCACATCGTGCAGGGCCATGTCGACGGCACCGGCGAGGTCCTGGAGCGCAAGCCGTCCGAGAACTGGGAGATCGTGAAGATCTCCCTCCCCGCGGACCTCACCCGCTACGTGGTCGAGAAGGGCTCCATCACCGTCGACGGCATCAGCCTCACCGTCGTCGACGCCGGACCCGACTACTTCACCGTCAGCCTCATCCCCACGACGCTCGCCCTGACCACGCTCGGCCACAAGGGCCCCGGCGACCCGGTCAACCTCGAGGTGGACGTCATCGCCAAGTACGTCGAGCGGATGCTGGGTGACCGGGGCTCCTCCGAAGGGGCGACGGCCAAGTGA
- a CDS encoding nicotinamide mononucleotide transporter family protein, which produces MNSLNSEAFTLFGQHILWSDMVGNLFGLAALALGWRRSIWTWPVQFLAGLILFGAFYGHLTGSAGKQAVVMLVALFGWWQWQRGKGQGEDGHIAVRFATWRERGAMAAAAAAGTVAVALLFKAYPTLSWDPWPDAYIFVGTIVAMYAQARGMVEFWFAWLLVDLVGVPLNFANGYAFSGFVYVIYGALVLWGMRDWWLRSRKDARPVLEGAPA; this is translated from the coding sequence GTGAACTCGCTGAACTCCGAGGCCTTCACCCTCTTCGGCCAGCACATCCTCTGGTCGGACATGGTCGGCAATCTCTTCGGCCTGGCCGCCCTCGCCCTCGGCTGGCGGCGCTCCATCTGGACCTGGCCCGTGCAGTTCCTGGCCGGCCTGATCCTCTTCGGCGCCTTCTACGGCCACCTCACCGGCAGTGCCGGCAAGCAGGCCGTCGTCATGCTCGTCGCCCTGTTCGGCTGGTGGCAGTGGCAGCGCGGCAAGGGGCAGGGCGAGGACGGTCACATCGCCGTACGGTTCGCCACCTGGCGCGAGCGCGGGGCGATGGCCGCCGCGGCCGCCGCCGGCACCGTCGCGGTGGCGCTGCTGTTCAAGGCGTACCCGACCCTGTCCTGGGACCCCTGGCCCGACGCCTACATCTTCGTCGGCACCATCGTCGCCATGTACGCGCAGGCGCGCGGCATGGTCGAGTTCTGGTTCGCCTGGCTGCTCGTCGACCTGGTCGGCGTGCCCCTGAACTTCGCCAACGGCTACGCCTTCTCAGGCTTCGTCTACGTCATCTACGGCGCACTCGTCCTGTGGGGCATGCGCGACTGGTGGCTGCGCTCCCGCAAGGACGCGCGGCCCGTTCTGGAAGGAGCGCCGGCATGA
- a CDS encoding bifunctional 3,4-dihydroxy-2-butanone-4-phosphate synthase/GTP cyclohydrolase II: MTTAPTLYRTDDIEDFALDPVEQAIADIAAGRPVVVVDDEDRENEGDLVIAAEKATPEIVAFMMSECRGLICAPMEGDELDRLRLPQMVEDNTESMQTAFTVSVDASAAHGVSTGISASDRATTLQLLADGVTGPDDFVRPGHIFPLRARPGGVLTRNGHTEAAVDLARLAGLRPAGAIVEIAGEDGTMLRLPELIPFARKHGLTIISIEDLIAYRRGSEPTVRREAKTRLPTAHGTFTAYGYRSTVDGVEHVALVHGEIGDGQDVLVRVHSECLTGDVFGSARCDCGPQLDASLARIQAEGRGVVVYLRGHEGRGIGLMSKLRAYELQERGRDTLDANLELGLPADARDYAAGAQILADLGVHGVRLLTNNPDKSDALVRHGIAVTARVPMPVSAGEHNLRYLRTKRDRMGHDLPWLDTTTVPACSNQ; this comes from the coding sequence ATGACCACGGCACCGACCCTGTACCGCACCGACGACATCGAGGACTTCGCACTCGACCCCGTCGAGCAGGCCATCGCCGACATCGCGGCCGGCCGCCCCGTCGTGGTCGTCGACGACGAGGACCGGGAGAACGAGGGCGACCTCGTCATCGCCGCCGAGAAGGCGACCCCCGAGATCGTCGCCTTCATGATGAGCGAGTGCCGCGGGCTGATCTGCGCCCCCATGGAGGGCGACGAACTCGACCGGCTGCGCCTGCCGCAGATGGTCGAGGACAACACCGAGTCCATGCAGACCGCGTTCACGGTCTCCGTCGACGCCTCCGCCGCCCACGGCGTGAGCACCGGCATCTCGGCCTCCGACCGCGCCACCACGCTCCAGCTGCTCGCCGACGGTGTCACGGGACCCGACGACTTCGTCCGCCCCGGCCACATCTTCCCGCTGCGCGCCCGGCCCGGCGGGGTCCTGACCCGCAACGGCCACACCGAGGCCGCCGTCGACCTCGCCCGCCTCGCGGGCCTGCGCCCGGCCGGAGCGATCGTCGAGATCGCCGGCGAGGACGGCACCATGCTGCGCCTGCCCGAGCTGATCCCCTTCGCCCGCAAGCACGGCCTGACGATCATCTCCATCGAGGACCTGATCGCCTACCGGCGCGGCAGCGAGCCGACCGTCCGCCGCGAGGCCAAGACCCGACTGCCCACCGCCCACGGCACCTTCACGGCCTACGGCTACCGCTCCACCGTCGACGGCGTCGAGCACGTCGCCCTCGTGCACGGCGAGATCGGCGACGGCCAGGACGTCCTCGTCCGCGTCCACTCCGAATGCCTCACCGGCGACGTCTTCGGCTCCGCCCGCTGCGACTGCGGCCCCCAGCTCGACGCCTCCCTGGCCCGTATCCAGGCCGAGGGCAGGGGAGTGGTGGTCTATCTGCGCGGACACGAGGGCCGCGGCATCGGCCTGATGTCCAAGCTGCGCGCCTACGAACTCCAGGAGCGCGGCCGCGACACCCTCGACGCCAACCTCGAACTCGGCCTGCCCGCCGACGCCCGCGACTACGCGGCCGGCGCCCAGATCCTGGCCGACCTCGGTGTGCACGGTGTGCGGCTGCTGACCAACAACCCCGACAAGTCCGACGCGCTCGTCCGCCACGGCATCGCCGTCACCGCACGCGTGCCGATGCCCGTGAGCGCCGGCGAGCACAACCTCCGCTACCTGCGCACCAAGCGGGACCGGATGGGCCACGACCTGCCCTGGCTCGACACGACCACCGTGCCGGCCTGCAGCAACCAGTAA
- the ribH gene encoding 6,7-dimethyl-8-ribityllumazine synthase — protein MSGKGAPELSVRNVGDLRVAVIAAQWHEKVMDGLVDGALRALHDLGIDEPTLLRVPGSWELPVVAKVLAGRGYDAIVALGVVIRGGTPHFEYVCQGVTQGLTQVSVETGVPIGFGVLTCDTDEQALDRAGLPGSNEDKGHEAVTAAVATAATLRSVSEPWR, from the coding sequence GTGAGCGGCAAGGGTGCACCGGAACTGTCCGTACGTAATGTGGGTGACCTCAGGGTCGCCGTCATCGCGGCACAGTGGCACGAGAAGGTGATGGACGGTCTGGTCGACGGCGCCCTGCGCGCCCTGCACGACCTGGGCATCGACGAGCCGACCCTGCTCAGGGTCCCCGGCAGCTGGGAACTCCCGGTGGTCGCCAAGGTCCTCGCGGGCCGCGGCTACGACGCGATCGTGGCCCTGGGCGTCGTCATCCGCGGCGGCACGCCCCACTTCGAGTACGTGTGCCAGGGCGTGACCCAGGGCCTGACCCAGGTGTCGGTCGAGACCGGCGTCCCGATCGGCTTCGGCGTGCTGACCTGCGACACCGACGAGCAGGCCCTGGACCGCGCGGGCCTGCCCGGCTCCAACGAGGACAAGGGACACGAGGCGGTGACGGCCGCGGTCGCGACCGCGGCCACCCTCCGCTCGGTATCCGAACCCTGGCGCTGA
- a CDS encoding phosphoribosyl-ATP diphosphatase, translating into MSKKTFEELFTELQHKAAQGDPATSRTAELVEKGVHAIGKKVVEEAAEVWMAAEYEGKEAAAEEISQLLYHVQVMMVARGISLDDVYAHL; encoded by the coding sequence ATGTCCAAGAAGACGTTCGAGGAGCTCTTCACCGAGCTCCAGCACAAGGCCGCCCAGGGCGATCCCGCCACTTCCCGCACCGCAGAGCTGGTCGAGAAGGGCGTCCATGCCATCGGCAAGAAGGTCGTAGAAGAGGCCGCCGAGGTCTGGATGGCCGCCGAGTACGAGGGCAAGGAGGCGGCGGCCGAGGAGATCTCGCAGCTGCTGTACCACGTCCAGGTGATGATGGTCGCCCGCGGCATCTCCCTCGACGACGTCTACGCCCACCTGTAA
- the hisG gene encoding ATP phosphoribosyltransferase: protein MLRIAVPNKGSLSGPAAEMLHEAGYQQRRESKELRIVDPVNEVEFFYLRPRDIAIYVASGQLDIGLTGRDLLIDSGAEAEEILPLGFARSTFRYACKPGTVEGLADLAGKTVATSYEGIVAAHLAEHGIDASVVHLDGAVETAIQLGVAQVIADVVETGTSLRNAGLEVVAEPIMKSEAVVIRRTGADADDPKVQQFLRRLQGVLVARTYVMMDYDCRVEQLEKAVALTPGLESPTVSPLHNEGWVAVRAMVPAKEAQRIMDDLYEIGARAILTTAIHACRL, encoded by the coding sequence ATGCTGCGCATCGCCGTCCCCAACAAGGGTTCCCTGTCCGGCCCTGCGGCGGAGATGCTGCATGAGGCCGGCTACCAGCAGCGCCGGGAGTCCAAGGAGCTGCGGATCGTCGACCCGGTCAACGAGGTCGAGTTCTTCTACCTCCGCCCCCGCGACATCGCCATCTACGTCGCCTCCGGCCAGCTGGACATCGGCCTCACCGGCCGCGACCTGCTCATCGACTCGGGCGCCGAAGCCGAGGAGATCCTCCCGCTCGGCTTCGCCCGCTCCACCTTCCGCTACGCCTGCAAGCCCGGCACCGTCGAGGGCCTCGCGGACCTCGCCGGCAAGACCGTCGCCACCTCCTACGAGGGCATCGTCGCGGCGCACCTCGCCGAACACGGCATCGACGCCTCCGTCGTCCACCTCGACGGCGCCGTCGAGACCGCCATCCAGCTCGGCGTCGCCCAGGTCATCGCCGACGTCGTCGAGACCGGCACCTCCCTGCGCAACGCCGGCCTCGAGGTCGTCGCCGAGCCCATCATGAAGTCCGAGGCCGTCGTGATCCGCCGCACCGGCGCGGACGCCGACGACCCCAAGGTGCAGCAGTTCCTGCGCCGCCTCCAGGGCGTCCTGGTCGCCCGGACCTACGTGATGATGGACTACGACTGCCGCGTGGAGCAGCTGGAGAAGGCCGTCGCCCTCACCCCCGGTCTGGAGTCGCCGACCGTCTCCCCGCTGCACAACGAGGGCTGGGTCGCCGTCCGCGCGATGGTCCCGGCCAAGGAGGCGCAGCGCATCATGGACGACCTCTACGAGATCGGCGCCCGGGCCATCCTGACCACGGCCATCCACGCCTGCCGTCTCTGA
- a CDS encoding PH domain-containing protein: MSDLPTLPVTFRPGSTRAVLLTAAVAILVVITAVAMLLKQLSPAERLSFVVTALLLDAVLLLLARPKVVADESGVTVVNLTNKRRLEWAEILQVTLRPGDPWVFLNLSDGTSLPVLGIQPGIAKQRAIADARALRALAEARSVAEERHQS; this comes from the coding sequence ATGTCCGACCTGCCCACCCTGCCCGTCACTTTCCGGCCGGGCAGCACCCGAGCGGTGCTGCTCACCGCCGCCGTCGCGATCCTGGTCGTCATCACGGCCGTCGCGATGCTGCTGAAGCAGCTCAGCCCCGCCGAGCGCCTCAGCTTCGTCGTCACGGCGCTGCTGCTGGACGCGGTGCTGCTCCTGCTGGCCCGGCCCAAGGTCGTCGCCGACGAATCCGGGGTCACCGTGGTGAACCTCACGAACAAGCGCCGGCTGGAGTGGGCCGAGATCCTCCAGGTCACTCTCCGGCCCGGCGACCCCTGGGTGTTCCTCAACCTCAGCGACGGCACCAGCCTGCCTGTCCTCGGCATTCAGCCCGGTATCGCCAAGCAGCGGGCCATCGCCGACGCCCGGGCCCTGAGGGCGCTCGCCGAGGCCCGTTCCGTGGCGGAAGAGCGGCATCAGAGCTGA